ATTGTGTTGGTGATTTGTCTCCTTTATGCTTGAAGAGATAAATACATGAGCCATTCTAGTGAAATTTTGTGCTTACGTGATCCTTGACTAAAGAAAATTTTTTTGctcataaaaatgattttaaaaagagTTTTAAAGTCTATCTCATAATTCCCCAACACTTTAGAGTGTGATGTCACCAGATAATAAGGTGCTCAACTTATTATTTGACTTTTCTATTTATTATCTATACACATAAGCAAATATTGTCGGAAATTATTCTCTTGCTATGTATTGTTTTTTTATCATCATAGTACTAAGATAAGTATTGTATCAAGATAAATATTGTTCCAGTAATCTCCCTCTTTATTATGATGACAAACAATCATTCAATTGGtgaataattttctttatatttagataaaaaaattcgtatttttcaGGGGAGTTCCTCCAAACTACAAGAAATTGAACGTTTAGCGACAGTGAAAATCTGTATGTAAACGTATAAAAACCGTAGGGATAGGCAAAATTACCTATACCGACGGGGTTTCTTTTCGTGGTATATAATCGCCCAATGCCTACGGATTTTCCTCGTGGCTATAGGGTATAGTGACAGAATTTTTTCCGTTGCGGTAAACATTTGATTTTACCTACGGATATTTCATTGTTGGTATATACTTTAgtcataatttataaaaattatacctACGGTTTTGATTCTGTTGCTATACATTTAAGTGACAACTTTTTTCTGTTGGTATAGGTTTTAagagtaattaatttattataaatattaattttttgttatcaacaaaaattatataataatttaaaatttattttataaaattaaccaaatataaatatacaatgaaatatatatatatctaagactcaaaataaaataaaaagtgttcattgtatatattaaaaattaacataaaagtcTTACAACGATAAAACAAAATCCTAAACCTCaaaaaatagacatttaaaatagacatcttgtgtcatacataacaatctcaaaaaatattaagaaattgaGTCCACTAAATTGCCAatattccatcttcaacaacaaattagcttttaatcttcacctacaatcaataaaataacaaatgaataaatacacgattccacataaaaatattactaataaaatagagaaaatgttaatgattttaattaaaattaactaatactatctaattaccattttcattattttcgttgttgtttggactaagtgaattcaaatggttttgagCACTAGTAGCATCAGGAACCtatcacaaaaaatagaaaatattacttatgAAAAATACGATTATGGAACTTATGAAGTTAGTTGGATAAGATTAATAACTTATGATATACCTGTCTTGCAGCTTGTATTATATCATTAACATCTGCTCCAGAAAATCGATTTTGAATTAAAGTCATCACATTTGCTAACAAGTTTTCCATATTCTTAACTCTTTCGCGCAACTCTTCATTTTCAGATGCACAAACCTTCGATTTTTTAGAATGAGGAATCTTGCCCATACATCGCACACGTCCGTTTTTATCAGGTCCTTGTACTTGATAAAATATGTCATCCTTCCAAGACATAGAACCTTGTGTGTCTTGGGTTGATTGAGAAGTTCCAGCctcattattatgtttttttagttcttcctaaaaaataaaataaaaattattaatgattgaaaataccaaattgaaattgacattCAAAGCATGTAGTACTACAATAAGATCCAATTAAAAAACTTCAACATTGCATATAGGCTAACAAATACAAAATCTCCTAAATGGTCAAGTAAAAATCCAATACAATCATCatacatttgaaaataaaattcagcactttgtcaaacttaatttatacacattttatatattggtaccgtttaattattatcaaaacttACAATCAATCTTGCAGCCTTTCCATTGACAATTGCTCCATCTTTACGAGTGCGGGTATCAATGTAAATCTCTTTACGTCCAGGCAACACTCCTTTGCCCTTTTTATCTACaaccaaataaataagttaaatgcatttcatttttaatttaaattaaagccataaaaatagaaatagaaataaaccTTCTCATCAATAAACTTTGGGAGACTTTTTGAACCCATACAATGAACATCTTCAAATTTAGCACGATTTTgcctattaattttacttattttctgcaattgaaataaaatattagtcttaataataaactctttaatatattactCATAATATATACGACTTACTTGTCCTTCATCAGAAAACCAATGATGAACCAAACCACGATATTGATTTGGGTCAACCCTATCATCTGGTACAAGAGATGCAACTTCTTCTTCTGTTTTAGTAGGGTCATATGCCATTGACTTTTAGAATGAGGAATCTTGCCCATACATCGCACACGTCCGTTTTTATCAGGTCCTTGTACTTGATAAAATATGTCATCCTTCCAAGACATAGAACCTTGTGTGTCTTGGGTTGATTGAGAAGTTTCAGCctcattattatgttttttgagttcttcctaaaaaataaaataaaaattattaatgattgaaaataccaaattgaaattgacattCAAAGCATGTAGTACTACAATAAGATCCAATTAAAAAACTTCAACATTGCATATAGGCTAACAAATACAAAATCTCCTAAAAGATCAAGTAAAAACCCAATACAATAATCatacatttgaaaataaaattcagcactttgtcaaacttaatttatacacattttatatattggtaccgtttaattattatcaaaacttacaatcaattttGCAGCCTTTTCATTGACAATTGTTCCATCTTTTCGAGTACGGGTATCAATGTAAATCTCTTTACGTCCAGACAACActcctttttccttttttatctacaaccaaataaataagttaaatgcatttcatatttaatttaaattaaagccataaaaatagaaatagaaataaaccTTCTCATCAATAAACTTTGGGAGACTTTTTGAACCCATACAATGAACATCTTCAAATTTAGCACGATTTTTcctattaattttacttattttctgcaattgaaataaaatattagtctaAACAATAAACTCATTAATATATTACTCATAATATATACGACTTACTTGTCCTTTATCAGAAAACCAATGATGAACCAAACCACGATATTGATTTGGGTCAACCCTATCATCTGGTACAAGAGATGCAACTTCTTCTTCTGTTTTAGTAGGGTTATATGCCATTGACTTTAGATCACCCTTCCATTGCCTCCATTTCTCATTCAGCTCAGATTTTAACATTTCTCTTGTTAAGTCATTTATTGGaggaacaaactcaaatttactCTACACAATAAGAGATGTTAAAGAAACatgttatattagttaaatgtaTTCTTACAGTTATCAACATGTTATGATGTAGTTTGAGTGTGCTAAACATCTATATTCTTAAACTATaagtatgattataaattgttaaTCCATCAAATATTCCTAACATCATCATTGTACATCAAACATGTTAGagcacaaaaactaaaaaacatgttaattgtACATCTCAATTGacttcttaaaaaaatgttatattagttaaatgaaTAATCATAATACCTCtattaatttcaacatttcttCTTTGTAATCATTTGGCATAACTTTCCATGACTTGTAGTTGATAGGAGCATATTGATACCTTCTAGCTACGCTACCAATGAAACGAGTTAGAGTTGTCCCTTCCTCACCAATGGGTCGACCATATTTGTCCAAATTAACGATTATTAAATCACCATGTTCCATTTCCCATACATCTAACATTTTTGTAGGACCTCTAGCCCGTTTAGGCTCTACTtctacaaacaaaacaaaaggacAATAACATTATGTGTGCATATaagtcataataaaaataatataaataaaacttcaaaacaaagaatatataattaatacctttttcaatttgttcttcTTCAACTTCTATATCAGAGGGAATTGAGTGAGATTCTACAGACTCACGTATGACACCTTCTGCATGACAAGGACTAGAACGAGTTTCTGCAACATTACTTCCTTCTACATTGAATTGGCACATTTTGTACAATGACACATTATTTCTCCATTGATTTGtgaattttgaaaagcaaattCAAGAAATTCATTAACTCCTCGAATATATTCTTCACTTTGTTTTGATGGATCATCCATTCTCTATAAGCCATTtggaaaaattaattgaaaatggaTGATGCAAATTTTAATaatcaataagttttttttccttttttggtTTTAACACGGAGAACAATTAAAGACAAAggcaactaaaattataatcaaatttcaAGCACATAATGCAAGtcctaaaaaatgaaaaagctGAAAATTCGAATGCACAACTTGCTAAGTTAATGGAAACACAACCACAATATCAAAGTGCCACAAACACACTTGCTAAAATTAGAGAAAACTATTCCGCTCTTGTTTTTGCTATTAGTCTTTccttgaagaaaaataaatactcATATTTTTCTCACCTctccttttttaatttatatataatttttccaTCAATTGTTTTTCCTTAATAATATACTACCCAAtgttttaaatgaatttatcaGATCTTACCAATTGGCATTTGATTAATTAACTAACTTGAACTTCATGGTGATGTGATACGATTACAAGTTGAAGATAAGGACAAAGGTTTGAATTGttattacatttaatttaatgatcATTGTGTCTTATTTCTCAAACCTGTGGTAAGTTCCTTCACTACATGTATTAATTAAAGACAAAggcaactaaaattataatcaaatttcaagcacatacaaaatagaaattaaaagcaACACCGGTCACAGGTTCAGgttgtacaaaaataaattaacagt
The genomic region above belongs to Cicer arietinum cultivar CDC Frontier isolate Library 1 chromosome 4, Cicar.CDCFrontier_v2.0, whole genome shotgun sequence and contains:
- the LOC101504167 gene encoding uncharacterized protein; this encodes MCQFNVEGSNVAETRSSPCHAEGVIRESVESHSIPSDIEVEEEQIEKEVEPKRARGPTKMLDVWEMEHGDLIIVNLDKYGRPIGEEGTTLTRFIGSVARRYQYAPINYKSWKVMPNDYKEEMLKLIESKFEFVPPINDLTREMLKSELNEKWRQWKGDLKSMAYNPTKTEEEVASLVPDDRVDPNQYRGLVHHWFSDKGQKISKINRKNRAKFEDVHCMGSKSLPKFIDEKVYFYFYFYGFNLN
- the LOC140920107 gene encoding uncharacterized protein, which gives rise to MAYDPTKTEEEVASLVPDDRVDPNQYRGLVHHWFSDEGQKISKINRQNRAKFEDVHYKKGKGVLPGRKEIYIDTRTRKDGAIVNGKAARLIEELKKHNNEAGTSQSTQDTQGSMSWKDDIFYQVQGPDKNGRVRCMGKIPHSKKSKVCASENEELRERVKNMENLLANVMTLIQNRFSGADVNDIIQAARQVPDATSAQNHLNSLSPNNNENNENGED